From Micromonospora rifamycinica, a single genomic window includes:
- a CDS encoding DUF2690 domain-containing protein, giving the protein MTGRSGRPDGQVPGDIRDHGGDTRHREFVADLARLRRDAGQPSLRKMSATAHYSHTALAGVLSGTRLPSLELTMAFVRACGGDEEAWRVRWHREAETGQATEPDPGRPAERRPTPTRRPAVSRWALAATAGLTVLVAGSVVPLLADSGIGPDRRADRPTEASTPAPTTAAVADGADPQEARCQVDAVSVETVPVPDPDPKQQPYGSLTLRHSPRCQAAWPLFVSTERVPTGATVRLAATRPSDGATSRFDYPYMVKRQVYSVFGNVLRTTGGCVSVTVDITAADNRRLLASARTPCVRLGSRT; this is encoded by the coding sequence ATGACGGGGCGAAGCGGACGACCCGACGGCCAGGTGCCCGGCGACATCCGGGACCACGGCGGTGACACCCGGCACCGCGAGTTCGTCGCCGACCTCGCCCGGCTGCGGCGCGACGCAGGGCAACCCTCCCTGCGCAAGATGTCCGCGACCGCGCACTACTCACACACCGCCCTGGCGGGCGTGCTGTCCGGCACCCGGCTGCCGTCGCTGGAACTGACCATGGCGTTCGTCCGGGCCTGTGGTGGGGACGAGGAGGCCTGGCGGGTGCGCTGGCACCGGGAGGCCGAAACGGGCCAGGCGACCGAGCCGGACCCGGGACGACCGGCGGAGCGGCGACCGACGCCGACGCGGCGGCCGGCGGTGTCCCGCTGGGCGCTGGCCGCGACGGCGGGCCTGACGGTGCTCGTCGCCGGCTCGGTCGTTCCGCTGCTGGCCGATTCGGGCATCGGCCCGGACCGGCGGGCGGACCGGCCCACCGAAGCCTCGACCCCGGCACCCACGACCGCCGCCGTCGCGGACGGGGCGGACCCGCAGGAGGCGCGCTGCCAGGTCGACGCGGTCAGTGTGGAGACCGTCCCGGTCCCGGACCCCGACCCGAAACAACAGCCCTACGGCAGCCTGACGCTGCGCCACTCGCCGCGCTGCCAGGCGGCCTGGCCGCTCTTCGTCTCCACCGAGCGGGTGCCGACCGGGGCGACCGTCCGGCTGGCCGCCACCCGCCCGTCCGACGGGGCGACCAGCCGGTTCGACTATCCGTACATGGTGAAACGCCAGGTCTACAGTGTCTTCGGCAACGTGCTGCGGACCACCGGGGGCTGTGTGTCGGTCACCGTGGACATCACCGCGGCGGACAACCGCCGCCTGCTGGCGAGCGCCCGGACCCCCTGCGTACGGCTCGGTTCCCGGACCTGA
- a CDS encoding SH3 domain-containing protein yields the protein MRLPLPTPAARRALRLALGLALVAVAGAGTMPAAATAAPTTTAPAAHARPAPGPADQQAKPAPRPADQAKPASVGGPATSAKTARVGVNAVGIDLCAQVAYAAGFRNNPLVTAVAVAMAESSCNPSAVGSNGPTAGCSNGSLDRGLWQINNCYHPTVTDSCAYTAQCNANAAYNISSGGSNWQPWSTYNNGAYAGYLSAAQAAVARLGGTGDPPTGVTGTILANPSLNIRTGPGTTYGIAGSVSYGATVNIACYTFGEYVSGGYWPSSTWDRITNPATGVTGYVADTWVNTTYDVKTMVGRC from the coding sequence ATGCGTCTCCCCCTTCCCACCCCTGCCGCCCGGCGTGCGCTGCGGCTGGCCCTCGGCCTGGCGCTGGTCGCCGTCGCCGGTGCCGGCACCATGCCCGCCGCCGCCACCGCCGCGCCCACCACCACCGCCCCGGCCGCCCACGCCAGACCGGCTCCCGGTCCCGCCGACCAGCAGGCCAAGCCGGCTCCCCGGCCCGCCGACCAGGCCAAGCCGGCCAGTGTCGGTGGCCCCGCCACCAGCGCGAAGACGGCCCGGGTGGGCGTCAACGCGGTCGGCATCGACCTGTGCGCGCAGGTCGCCTACGCCGCCGGGTTCCGGAACAACCCGCTGGTCACGGCCGTGGCCGTCGCGATGGCCGAGTCCTCCTGCAACCCGTCGGCGGTGGGCAGCAACGGCCCCACCGCCGGCTGCTCGAACGGTTCGCTGGACCGGGGGCTGTGGCAGATCAACAACTGCTACCACCCCACCGTCACCGACAGTTGCGCGTACACCGCCCAGTGCAACGCCAACGCCGCCTATAACATCTCCAGCGGCGGCAGCAACTGGCAGCCCTGGTCGACGTACAACAACGGGGCGTACGCGGGCTATCTGTCCGCCGCGCAGGCCGCAGTGGCCCGTCTCGGCGGCACCGGCGACCCACCGACCGGCGTGACCGGCACGATCCTGGCCAACCCGTCGCTCAACATCCGCACCGGGCCCGGCACCACCTACGGCATCGCCGGCTCCGTCTCCTACGGCGCGACGGTGAACATCGCCTGCTACACCTTCGGCGAGTACGTCAGCGGCGGCTACTGGCCGTCGTCCACCTGGGACCGGATCACCAACCCGGCGACGGGCGTGACCGGCTACGTGGCCGACACCTGGGTCAACACCACCTACGACGTGAAGACGATGGTCGGTCGCTGCTGA
- a CDS encoding alpha-ketoacid dehydrogenase subunit beta, producing the protein MATETLTLGKALNTGLRRALENDPKVVIMGEDVGKLGGVFRITDGLQKDFGDQRVIDTPLAESGIIGTAVGLAIRGFRPICEIQFDGFVYPAYDQIVSQVAKMHYRSQGKVTIPMVIRIPYGGGIGAVEHHSESPEAYFAHTAGLKVVTCANPQDAYVMIQQAVASDDPIVFLEPKRRYWEKGPVELDVPLSGAYPLHAARVVRPGTDATVLAYGPMVRTALDAATAAAEDGRELEVVDLRTLSPLDLTAVYESVRRTGRCVVVHEAPGNLGLGSEIAARITEECFYSLESPVLRVTGFDTPYPASRVEEEYLPDLDRVLDAVDRTFGW; encoded by the coding sequence ATGGCCACGGAGACGCTCACCCTCGGCAAGGCCCTCAACACCGGCCTGCGCCGGGCGCTGGAGAACGACCCGAAGGTCGTCATCATGGGTGAGGACGTCGGCAAGCTCGGCGGCGTCTTCCGGATCACCGACGGCCTCCAGAAGGACTTCGGCGACCAGCGGGTGATCGACACCCCGCTGGCCGAGTCCGGCATCATCGGCACCGCGGTCGGCCTGGCCATCCGGGGTTTCCGGCCGATCTGCGAGATCCAGTTCGACGGCTTCGTCTACCCGGCGTACGACCAGATCGTGTCGCAGGTGGCCAAGATGCACTACCGCTCGCAGGGCAAGGTCACCATCCCGATGGTGATCCGGATCCCCTACGGCGGCGGCATCGGCGCGGTGGAACACCACTCCGAGTCGCCGGAGGCGTACTTCGCGCACACCGCCGGCCTGAAGGTGGTGACCTGCGCCAACCCGCAGGACGCCTACGTGATGATCCAGCAGGCTGTCGCCTCGGACGACCCGATCGTCTTCCTGGAGCCGAAGCGGCGCTACTGGGAGAAGGGTCCGGTCGAGCTGGACGTCCCGCTGTCCGGGGCGTACCCGCTGCACGCCGCCCGGGTGGTGCGGCCCGGCACCGACGCGACAGTGCTGGCGTACGGCCCGATGGTGCGGACCGCGCTGGACGCGGCGACCGCCGCCGCCGAGGACGGCCGTGAGCTGGAGGTCGTCGACCTGCGCACCCTCTCTCCGCTGGACCTGACCGCCGTCTACGAGTCGGTACGGCGCACCGGCCGGTGCGTCGTCGTCCACGAGGCCCCGGGCAACCTGGGGCTGGGCTCGGAGATCGCGGCCCGGATCACCGAGGAGTGCTTCTACTCCCTGGAGTCCCCGGTGCTGCGGGTCACCGGTTTCGACACCCCCTACCCGGCCAGCCGGGTGGAGGAGGAGTACCTGCCCGACCTCGACCGGGTGCTCGACGCCGTCGACCGCACCTTCGGCTGGTGA
- a CDS encoding LppU/SCO3897 family protein has translation MTSEGQHRPGQEPDEVPPGSGGPASYGDRQPQQDPGYGTPATPDLGWAPPPPTGRAEPTGPSWTPPAQPAAWGGPQAPRQSEPTEAWTPPAGATAPAWAGQPGQPAWAQPEPGARGAARVPQPDNPSGGGWSAPPDPAPAAPAGWPAQSSTPHDATPGANGWGTAPAPAQEEPRAGGWPADDRADAGRGNGWSADERVGAAPTRDGWPGGPQDAPGNSGGWATGTASHPDEAPRPAGRASVPVPAQPEPANQTAPWPQPEAPNQTAPWPQPETPNQTAAWPQPEAGGHGGAQVPAADAPAGEGWSTGEAPARAGSWPANRPGPDDAGRSGDWPNGSPNDRAPQWAPDEPATARWEGRREQPALDNWPAAASHDDQPRQDDPAPGQQWPTPQSGSRGAAAVPSREDRPESGAAWPAPPELPARSATSVAAPDGPPSWAGATGDPQPPHRAGVEIPVVPDAEPWAPGQAWGRVEPAAQPAEGGWEPRRGDDQPIYQPGPAPGISPANAVPLPPQEQRVPGASLAAAPPADYVPPAQPQQGGPVDQQPHGREAAGWGATEQPPPTAGPVLPAQRTAPESEGAGRAPVPAADSGDSGAVGRASASASVPTASRVAPPSDQGARPGGPVVPQPRVYGRATRPEPADEAEERDAPRPDHDSRFDDQDRAHGFGGEKPSSAPPAFGGGIPAFADPAGSNRPMNGTRPHGPADQPAEPFGSRPTSGGPTSGAPAGAAPVPGYGHPAHDPAHGGYASPFPPAGQQFPSTGQQFGPAGQQPGTASWPVESDSEHGRFDAFKPEAEPEQKAEQPTPKVRNGRVLALVLIVAVLILAVPLGLLMLLGKIGADDEPAPFNPAVGSCVKQSGTGASAAGCSEPGAFTVVSKVDAKEKCTDPTQPHVVLQGGGVDRVLCLKPAGQ, from the coding sequence ATGACGTCCGAGGGCCAGCATCGCCCCGGCCAGGAGCCGGACGAGGTGCCACCGGGCTCCGGGGGACCGGCGTCGTACGGCGACCGGCAGCCGCAGCAGGACCCCGGGTACGGCACCCCCGCCACACCCGACCTCGGCTGGGCGCCGCCGCCCCCCACCGGTCGGGCCGAGCCGACCGGTCCCTCCTGGACCCCACCGGCCCAGCCGGCGGCCTGGGGTGGCCCGCAGGCTCCCCGGCAGTCCGAGCCGACCGAGGCATGGACTCCGCCGGCCGGTGCCACGGCACCCGCCTGGGCCGGGCAGCCCGGCCAACCGGCCTGGGCGCAACCCGAACCCGGTGCCCGTGGCGCCGCCCGGGTGCCGCAGCCCGACAACCCGTCCGGTGGCGGTTGGTCCGCCCCGCCCGACCCTGCTCCGGCCGCGCCCGCCGGCTGGCCCGCCCAGAGCTCCACACCGCACGACGCGACCCCCGGCGCCAACGGCTGGGGCACCGCGCCCGCGCCCGCGCAGGAGGAGCCCCGCGCCGGTGGCTGGCCGGCCGACGACCGGGCCGACGCCGGCCGCGGCAACGGCTGGTCCGCCGACGAGCGGGTCGGGGCCGCCCCGACCCGGGACGGCTGGCCCGGCGGCCCCCAGGACGCACCGGGGAACTCCGGCGGCTGGGCGACCGGCACCGCGTCCCACCCCGACGAGGCACCCCGCCCCGCCGGTCGGGCCTCGGTCCCCGTACCGGCCCAGCCTGAACCCGCCAACCAGACCGCGCCCTGGCCGCAGCCCGAGGCCCCGAACCAGACCGCGCCCTGGCCGCAGCCCGAGACTCCGAACCAGACCGCGGCCTGGCCACAGCCGGAGGCCGGCGGCCACGGCGGCGCCCAGGTGCCGGCGGCCGACGCTCCGGCGGGCGAGGGCTGGTCCACCGGGGAAGCCCCGGCCCGGGCCGGCAGCTGGCCCGCCAACCGGCCCGGCCCGGACGACGCCGGCCGCTCCGGTGACTGGCCGAACGGGTCGCCGAACGACCGGGCACCACAGTGGGCACCGGACGAGCCCGCCACGGCCCGCTGGGAGGGCCGCCGCGAGCAGCCGGCCCTCGACAACTGGCCGGCTGCGGCATCCCACGACGACCAGCCGCGTCAGGACGACCCGGCCCCGGGCCAGCAGTGGCCGACGCCACAGTCCGGCTCGCGGGGTGCGGCCGCCGTACCCTCCCGGGAGGACCGTCCCGAGTCCGGGGCGGCCTGGCCGGCACCACCGGAGCTGCCCGCCCGGTCCGCCACGTCGGTCGCCGCACCGGACGGTCCGCCCTCCTGGGCCGGTGCCACCGGTGACCCGCAGCCGCCACACCGGGCGGGTGTCGAGATTCCGGTCGTGCCGGACGCCGAGCCGTGGGCACCCGGGCAGGCGTGGGGCCGTGTCGAGCCCGCCGCACAGCCCGCCGAAGGCGGCTGGGAGCCACGTCGCGGCGACGACCAGCCGATCTACCAGCCGGGGCCGGCCCCCGGCATCTCACCGGCCAACGCGGTGCCGCTCCCGCCGCAGGAGCAGCGCGTCCCCGGGGCCAGCCTGGCCGCCGCACCGCCGGCCGATTACGTCCCGCCGGCCCAGCCCCAGCAGGGCGGCCCGGTCGACCAGCAGCCACACGGCCGTGAGGCGGCCGGCTGGGGCGCGACCGAGCAGCCACCGCCGACGGCCGGGCCGGTGTTGCCCGCCCAGCGGACCGCGCCCGAGTCCGAGGGTGCCGGCCGTGCCCCGGTACCGGCCGCCGACAGCGGGGATTCCGGTGCCGTCGGCCGGGCCTCCGCCAGCGCCTCGGTGCCGACGGCCAGCCGGGTCGCGCCGCCGTCCGACCAGGGGGCACGTCCAGGTGGTCCGGTGGTCCCGCAGCCCCGGGTGTACGGGCGGGCGACCCGCCCGGAGCCGGCGGACGAGGCCGAGGAGCGCGACGCTCCGCGTCCCGACCACGACTCCCGCTTCGACGACCAGGACCGGGCGCACGGCTTCGGTGGTGAGAAGCCCTCGTCCGCCCCGCCCGCGTTCGGCGGCGGCATCCCGGCCTTCGCCGACCCGGCCGGCAGTAACCGGCCGATGAACGGCACCCGGCCGCACGGGCCGGCCGACCAGCCCGCCGAGCCGTTCGGCAGCCGCCCGACCAGCGGTGGCCCGACCAGTGGTGCACCGGCGGGTGCCGCGCCCGTGCCGGGGTACGGCCACCCGGCCCACGACCCGGCCCACGGCGGGTACGCGTCGCCCTTCCCGCCCGCCGGGCAGCAGTTCCCGTCCACGGGGCAGCAGTTCGGCCCGGCCGGGCAGCAGCCCGGCACCGCCAGTTGGCCGGTCGAGTCCGACTCGGAGCATGGGCGTTTCGACGCGTTCAAGCCGGAGGCCGAGCCGGAGCAGAAGGCCGAGCAGCCCACGCCGAAGGTACGTAACGGTCGGGTGCTCGCCCTGGTGCTGATCGTGGCGGTGCTGATCCTGGCCGTCCCGCTGGGGCTGCTGATGCTCCTCGGCAAGATCGGTGCGGACGACGAGCCGGCCCCGTTCAACCCGGCCGTCGGCTCCTGCGTCAAGCAGTCCGGCACCGGTGCGAGCGCGGCGGGCTGCAGCGAACCGGGTGCCTTCACGGTCGTCTCCAAGGTGGACGCCAAGGAGAAGTGCACCGACCCGACCCAGCCGCACGTGGTGCTCCAGGGCGGCGGGGTCGACCGGGTGCTCTGCCTGAAGCCGGCCGGCCAGTAA
- a CDS encoding nitroreductase/quinone reductase family protein encodes MGHRGSFPSGFARTFNARIMALRSSPRWGRFLRRHLTVVTYTGRRSGRTFSTPVAYRQAGDTVVIRVAMPDAKQWWRNFLGAGGPISLNLDGVDRAGHAVARRDDRGRVTVTVDLTP; translated from the coding sequence ATGGGTCATCGGGGATCGTTCCCCTCGGGATTCGCCCGGACGTTCAACGCCCGGATCATGGCGCTGCGGTCCTCGCCACGCTGGGGGCGGTTCCTCCGGCGGCACCTGACCGTGGTCACCTATACCGGTCGCCGTTCCGGGCGGACGTTCAGCACGCCGGTCGCGTACCGACAGGCCGGCGATACGGTGGTCATCCGGGTCGCGATGCCCGATGCCAAGCAGTGGTGGCGGAACTTCCTGGGCGCGGGCGGCCCGATCTCGCTGAACCTCGACGGGGTCGACCGGGCCGGGCACGCGGTGGCCCGCCGAGACGACCGGGGCCGGGTCACCGTCACCGTCGACCTGACCCCCTGA